From the genome of Populus trichocarpa isolate Nisqually-1 chromosome 15, P.trichocarpa_v4.1, whole genome shotgun sequence, one region includes:
- the LOC7453862 gene encoding pre-mRNA-splicing factor SLU7-A has protein sequence MATASVAFKSREDHRKQIELEEARKAGLAPAEVDEDGKEINPHIPQYMSSAPWYLNAEKPSLKHQRKWKSDPNYTKSWYDRGAKVFQAEKYRKGACLNCGAMTHAAKSCVERPRKVGAKWTNIHIAPDEKIETIELDYDGKRDRWNGYDPSSYSHVVERYEARDAARRKYVKEQQLKKLEEKNGNQNAEDGVNDVDNDEDDLRVDEAKVDESKQMDFAKVEKRVRTTGGGSTGTVRNLRIREDTAKYLLNLDVNSAHYDPKTRSMREDPLPDADPNEKFYEGDNQYRNSGQALEFKHLNIHAWEAFDKGQDIHMQAAPSQAELLYKNHKVIKEKLKTRTKDTIMEKYGNAASEEEIPRELLLGQSERQVEYDRAGRIIKGQETVLPRSKYEEDVFINNHTTVWGSWWKDHQWGYKCCKQMIRNSYCTGAAGIKAAEAATDLMKANIDRKEATKEAPAPVEEKQLATWGTEVPEDLILDEKLLAEALRKEDERKREEKDERKRKYNVRWNDEVTAEDMEAYRMKKVHHDDPMKDFLH, from the exons ATGGCAACCGCATCAG TTGCATTTAAGTCTAGAGAGGACCATAGGAAGcagattgaattggaagaagcGCGTAAAGCTGGGCTTGCCCCTGCTGAGGTTGATGAGGATGGAAAGGAGATTAATCCTCACATTCCTCAGTATATGTCATCTGCACCTTGGTATCTCAATGCCGAGAAACCT AGTTTGAAACATCAAAGGAAGTGGAAATCAGATCCTAATTATACAAAATCATGGTATGATAGAGGTGCAAAAGTTTTCCAGGCTGAAAAATATAGAAAGGGTGCATGCCTCAA CTGTGGAGCTATGACACATGCTGCAAAGTCATGCGTGGAAAGGCCCAGGAAAGTGGGTGCAAAATGGACTAACATACACATAGCCCCTGATGAAAAAATAGAGACTATTGAACTTGATTATGATGGCAAGCGAGACCGGTGGAATGGTTATGACCCATCAAGCTATAGCCATGTTGTTGAAAGATATGAAGCTCGAGATGCGGCTCGAAGGAAGTATGTGAAGGAACAACAACTTAAAAAATTGGAGGAGAAAAACGGGAACCAAAATGCTGAGGATGGGGTTAATGATGTGGACAATGATGAGGATGATTTAAGGGTAGATGAAGCCAAGGTTGACGAGAGCAAACAAATGGACTTTGCAAAGGTTGAGAAGCGTGTGCGAACAACAGGTGGTGGGAGCACAGGAACTGTTAGGAATTTGCGTATTCGTGAGGACACagcaaaatatcttttaaatctTGATGTTAACTCTGCGCACTATGACCCCAAAACCCGGTCCATGCGTGAGGATCCTCTTCCAGATGCAGATCCAAACGAAAAATTCTACGAG GGAGATAACCAATATAGGAATAGTGGTCAAGCGTTGGAGTTCAAGCATCTCAACATCCATGCTTGGGAGGCATTTGATAAGGGACAAGATATTCACATGCAAGCAGCTCCATCGCAAGCCGAGTTGCTATATAAGAATCATAAGGTCATAAAAGAGAAGTTGAAGACCCGTACAAAGGACACTATTATGGAGAAGTATGGCAATGCGGCTAGTGAAGAGGAAATTCCAAGAGAACTTCTATTGGGACAGAGTGAAAGACAAGTTGAATATGATCGGGCAGGGCGGATTATCAAGGGGCAg GAGACTGTACTTCCTAGAAGCAAGTACGAAGAAGATGTTTTCATTAATAATCACACAACCGTGTGGGGGTCATGGTGGAAGGATCATCAATGGGGCTACAAGTGCTGCAAGCAGATGATTCGGAACAGTTATTGCACAGGTGCTGCTGGAATAAAGGCTGCTGAGGCTGCAACTGATCTTATGAAGGCTAATATTGATCGTAAAGAGGCCACTAAAG AGGCACCTGCACCAGTGGAGGAGAAACAGCTTGCTACTTGGGGAACTGAGGTTCCAGAAGATTTAATTTTGGATGAGAAGTTACTCGCTGAAGCGCTTAGAAAG GAagatgaaagaaagagagaggagaaagatgAGAGAAAGCGGAAATACAATGTCAGGTGGAATGATGAG GTTACTGCTGAAGATATGGAGGCATATAGGATGAAGAAAGTCCATCATGACGACCCAATGAAGGATTTCCTCCATTAA